In Mus pahari chromosome 23, PAHARI_EIJ_v1.1, whole genome shotgun sequence, the DNA window GGTGTGTCTCTGGAGGCaggtctcttcctctctctctctctctctctctctctctctctctctctctctcgctggcCTCCAGCTTTCTATGTGTATGAGGATGGTGTTAAACtactaattctcctgcctccacctctcaaatgctggaatcATTTTGCGGCATTTTATGGGGTAGTGGGGATCAAATCCTGGGCTTTGTTCGTACCGGGCAAACACACTTCACCACCCGAGCTAGTCCTGCTCTGGATTAAAAATCTGACTCAGAGTAAGACAGCTCTGAGACGGGGAGTTGGCTCCGCAGTGACAGGCCCTTGCTTGCTTCAGGCTCAGTTCTCGGCACTGCTGTGGATTTTAAAAGCCATCTTCTGTGACCACTGGCTCTCAAGCTCCCTAACGCTGAGAGCCTTCAGTACAGCTTCTGAGGCtatggtgacctccaaccatgaCATTATTTTATTGCCGCTTTATAACTAAAACTTTGCTTCTGGTTTGAGTtgtaacgtaaatatctgataggtAGGATATCTAACGTGACCCCCTTGGGGCTCACGACCCCACAGGTTGTGGACCGCCACACCGAGGGCTTAGTTACATTCAAgcataaacactcatacacataatagatgattttttttttttttaatctatgaagAAGCCATAGCAAGACTTGGAGAGGGCTGGCCGTGTACTGAAGTTGGTTGGCATCTTTACGGACCACTCATACAGCCCTGGGTTAGATCTCCAATGCCAAAGACTCTGGATGTGTTGGCAGGAAGATTCCAgtgggaggatcagaaattcagtcCTGCCTAGGAGACGGGAGACGCAGAGAAAAGCTGCACGGGAGGGCCTAGCTGAGGGAGCTATATCATGTAGTGTTCTAATCACGTGACATtctggaaaaaattaaaactatggaAACAGTGAAGAGAGCAGACAGATGAATAGGCACAACTTGGGAATTTTAAAGACAATGCTAGTCCACATGACACTGTAATGGTGTGTATATAGTACATACCGTGACATGCTTGTTCAAGCCCAGGGCACTTACAATACAGGGGAAGCTGTATGTCAGGGAGTGCTtggtacttttctttctttctttctttctttttctgtagctTAAAGttattcttcctctttctgtatgtatgcatgcatgtttgcttgtttttcttctggtACTGGGGATCGGACCCAGGGTCTTGTGTGTGCAAAGCACGTTCTACTGCAGGGCTGTATGCTGCGGACCCTGACTTGTGTGGGTACCCGAGTCAGGTACCCAGGACCCACaggtgtggagggagagaactaacTTCAGAAAGTTACAAGTAGGTCGGGTGAAGAAGCTGTCTGGGTCTCAtcacagaaaatggaagcaaaagAGAAGACATTGGGGACTGTGGGGCGGGTGTTTGGGGAAGACCGACTACCCCTGCCTATTGGGGAGGTGTCAGGGAGAAGACACAAGTGAGATACCGGCTCTGAGGATGGGCCTTCGACCCTCGCAGGAGCATGCTTTAGCCGGGCCTGGCAATGCCTGCTCCCCAGAGTCTGTGCCTGAGGCAGATgatgggtcctgggaggctctccAAGGCTCCTTTGAACATGCTCAGTGGGTAGAACCATCCTGTAATTACCATGGGGATAATTAGAGGCGCTTTCATGGTCTCTTTCAACAAATATTACACAAGCTATGGCCCTCTcatcttggggggtggggttggcagAGAGCAGAGCGCCCCTCCTGGGGGTGGATAGCCAACACCTGAAGCCTTGCCAAACACACCTGACACTCCTGGCCGAGGCTCAGAGCGTCGGAGACACACCTGGGGCTGCTCCAGCTTGGAGCCCAGTGTCTCTGGCACGGGCACTGAAAGTCACTCCTTGACCTCCAATGGTTGCTAGGGCTCCAGTTCATTCCGGTCTGGCCTTCCCTGAGGACCGCAAGCTTGTGGTGCTCTTGATGGTGACCTGGAGATGCCTCCTGCATCCTGACAGTCTTAGCCTTTGATGCTCGAGCCACCAGGCTCCAGGCTTTGTCTTCATCTCTAGGGACCGTGCACACAGGTTTCTGGGGCCTGGGAGACCTTCCCAGCCCCACCTTTGGATCTTGTCATAGACTCTGTGTGTTTTCCTGAGAACCACTGTGGGAGCTTCTGGCTAGCACAGAGCCTTCCGTTCTAGGGAGGCCTTGGGTTTGTTATCTCGGTCACTTCAGTTCCCCTCTCCTCAGACTACATTCTCACCTGGGCCTAATCTTCTGTGACTCATTGAGACTCAAAGCCTAAGAGAATTTGCCCGGAGGCGCCTGcttgtcatttctgttttgttagcTACTTGTCTGGGCTGTTTTGTTCCCAACTCCCTTGAGAAAGTTCTGGCACCTCCCATAGCCACACCTGCTTATGGCTTCGGGCCTTTCCCATGGGATCTGAAACCCCAGTCACTCCGCTTGGAGACTCAGAGTGACTGTGTCACGCTTAAGGTCATAAACTGGCTTTTTGCAGAAGTACCTGGAATTGTTAAGGCTTCCACAAATGTCCAGAATTTGGGCTTCCCGTTTTCATCTCCCCAGGACACCAGGGTTTGGGGCTGGGCAGAGCTTCGAAGGCTGGTACCTTTCTAGTTAGAAAAAGGTGGATTTATTGAGACCTTGGGTTAAACCCTCTCTGACACCTTTTCTTGGACTCTGGTGATGCTCAGGAGGGGGACACCTAGAACCTGGCTGGTCCCAGCACCTAGcatgggggggggaaggaaggcagaatgtATTTGGGGACAGTGAACTTGGCCTTTTCATGAAAGGCTTGCCCTTGGAGAACAAGCAAGCAGTGCCTGTATAGGGCAGTGGCCAACTGACCTATCCGGAGATAGACTCAGGGTGTGGCATTCCCTGTAAGCCTGGCAGGCCCTGGGAAACTAACAGAGTCAGAGCCTGGCTTAATGATGGGCGAGCCGGAGAGGATCCTGAATGGGCAGGTACTGGAGAGTTGCTCTGTGAAGGGAGAGATAGGGTTTCTGGGAAGCATACTGTGTTCATTAGCCAAGCATGGCCCCCAAacctcattttttgtttgtttgtttgtttatttgtttgtttgttttcgagacagggtttctctgtattgccctgactgtcctggaactcactctgtagaccaggctggcctcgaactcagaaatctgcctgtctctgcctcctgagtgctgggattaaaggcgtgtgccaccacgcccggcttcatctTTTTGTTCCCAAGCACAGTGACTGAGTGGGAGGCCTGGAGAGGCACTCAGAGCCTGGTCTCCACCCATCATTTTAGTGTCTTTGTCCAACAACCTGTGGCATAAACCGTCCATCCTTGCCTGGTTCCAAGCTCAGCCCAGAAATTCCCATTACTGTGTCTTGCTCTGTGCCACTCTCTTGgcaaaatgatttttcttttggtaAGCCTCTTGTGGTGATCTGAGGATGTCTCACTCCTGCCTGAGAAAATGTTCTCCAATGCCTCTGGGGAGGGGGTTCAGTTCCTTGTAGCATCCGGTCTTTATCTCAGGAAGGTAGGCCTGAGGTTGGGCTTTGGGCTACtacagctttctttcttcttctccttttgttttttctttcctctttcaagATTTcattagctcaggctggctttaaactttgTGTCAAAATCTGTAATCTGTAAGTCAAATTCCCAGATGCCCCTGATCTATTGCTCAGTTTACACCCACTCCCCTTACAGTCTACCCTCTACAGTTCCGGGAGTACAGTGTCGCATGGTCTAGATTTGTTGCTTTTAAAAGTCCTCCATGTGTCCCTTCAGCCTGATAACCAGTGAACTTTTTGCTGTTTCCATAGTTATTTTTCCAAAATGCCATGTGGTCAGAAACATACACTGTGTAGCTTAGATATGTTTCCTTATCTCTGGCTGTATGATTCTtcacttttctccctttcttttttttaagattatttgcttattttatgtatatgagtacactgtcgatgtcttcagacacaccaggagagggcatcgcatcccattacagatggttgtgagccaccatgtgcttgctgggaattgaactcaggaccacaggaatagcagtcactgctcttaaccactgagccatcttttcagttcCTCTCCCTTTCATTAACTCGATATAGGGTCTATGTAttcttggttggcctggaactcactctgtagatcaggctggcctcgaactcctggcgatctgcctgcctttgctgggattaaaggcacgtaccACTAGGcctggatttttaattttttttcctaacacaTGGTCACACataacactctaccaactgagctatgccCATTCACCTTATCAAAGTAGTCTGCACCCTTCTTTTAGTCTCTATGAATTGCTCTCCATTATTAATAGCTCCATGACCCTGAAATAATCTTCGTGCTTTAGCGGGTTCGCACCACCCATGTCTCTTCCCTGAGAATACGTATGCAAGGACAAGGGCCCAGGTGAAGGCGCTGACGCCTCGCTGGCACCCAACAAGGGCCCCGCTGATCGTTTctaggaagcatggtagcatttTGACTTGGCACCAGGCGCCGCGAGGGGACGTTTGCAGAAACCGAGGAGGGGGGGGAAACAGCGCAGCGCGGGAACCCGGAACGCAGCGCTCGGTCCGCCATCCGACAGTTGACTGGCAGCTGAGGACCCAGGGACAGCCGACGGTGGAGGATGGAAGGTTGACAGTCTGAGTGGCAGTCAACCGCCGCGCACCGCACCGGGGGAGGAGGACTGCTGCGCGCCGAAGGGGCCTAGCgcgcggcggcggtggcggccgCTGCCGCTAACCGTAGCCTCCagccgagccgagccgagccgagccgagccgggccgggccgggccgagCGCTCCGCGCATGGGCAGCGCACGCGAGGGGGCGGGGCGCCGCGGGTCACGTGAGCGTGTTGTGGGCACGTGACCCGCGGCCCGGGCTCGCCCCCGCCCGCTCGGCCGCTCGCTCCCTCCTCCCTCGGCGGGCGGGTGTGCTCCGAGCGGCCTCGCCTCGCCGTGGCCTAGCGCCCCCCTcagccgctgccgccgccgccgccgccgccgccgccgccggccaTGTCccccggccgccgccgccgccgccgccatgtTGGGTTTGGAGCCGCAgcggagccgccgccgccgccgcggctgACGAGGCCGAGCGCGGAGCCCGGGGCCCGCGCCCGCGCCCGCGCCCGCTCCGGGGCCCAGGGAGCGGGGGCCCGTCGGAGTCCGTCGGAGCCCGAGTGGCCGTCCTCCGTGCGAGCGAGCCAGCCAGCGAGCCAGCGAGCCGCCGGGGCCCCCGGCCGCGCCCTCTGCCGCCGGCCGAGCGAGCCGCGGAGCCCCCGAGAGGCAGCACCATGGCGGAACAGACCTATTCGTGGTGAGTGCGGCGGGCTTTCGGGGACGAGGAGGCCGGGCCGGGCCGCAGGTGCCCGCGGGGCCCGGGGTGCGGGCGGCTGGGCGTCCTCCGAGCCCGGGGGAGGGGCGGCCATCCGAGCGGCGCGGCGGAACCGACCGGCGCGGGTGCGGGCGgcccggggtggggtggggggaagctggAGAAGGGTGGGCAGAGGTCGGGCCCCGGAGAAGGTGTACCCCGCTCTCGGCGAGAACAGGTGGTAAGAGGCACAACTTGCAAGTAGTGAGGGCGGGAGCGATCGCCTCCGCGGTGGGCACAGGCCCCGCGCTCCCCGGGATCGAGCCCTGCCTGGCACGGCGGAATAAGGGGGGGAGTCTCGTTCCAGGATGACCACATTTCTGGAAAGGAAGTCGTCGGTTGCAGCGGGGGCATGGGCAGTCTTGGTAAAGGGGTTGGCTCTCCGCTCTGGGGATTCGAAGTGTGCTGGGCCGTGTTctgggggtcgggggtggggttgggggctcGATCActgggatgggtgtgtgtgtgttcgtgtgtgtgtgtgcaggttgaGTCCCCCTGTCTGTGGGACTTTTTCAGCAGCGTGTTTAGggctgaggcacacacacacacacacacacacacacacacttgtggtttacggggggtgggggacagatgCGTccaagtttggggggggggaagagaggtgAGAAGGGCAGAGGCGCGGAGGGAGGTTGGCTGTACCGGGGGCGAGTGGGAATGGTGTAGTTGAGCTGTGGCTTGAGGGTGAGGAAACAGGAGACGGGGTGGGTTGGTGGTTAGGTACGGGGCGGGCGGGGACCCTGGTCGCTGCTGCAGCCTAGAGATCGGAGATGGTTTCAAGCACTTGTGGTTTTGGTACCAGAACTGTCGACTTTATTTACGTCGAGTGGGGTTGGAGGTCCGCTTCGTTTTGTAATTGGAAAAGTGAGGTAGTTCTTCATTCCTTGACCCTAAACCTTGAAGTTCCAGAATCGCCTTTTCCCCAGCCTGTCCAGACTGTGTGGCTACCTTCCCAGAGCACGGGGCAAACTGTCAAGTGAAGTGTCGGGAGCATAGGTGAGCTGCAACTACCTACCGTGGGGAGACAGTAAAAGAGCCGGGTATACATGAAAACAAGGAATGGTTATGCTAAGTCGAGAGCTCACCGTGTCCTGATGGAGGGTTAGTGATCCAACATGATTTAATAATGCAAACGGCAGCGATGTCTGCACAGTCTGAAAAAGAAGGTAACTGGGAAGTTGAGAggaaataactaaaagaaaagttGGGTTTTGGTGGCTCCCGTTGTGGTTTAAAAGGACAGACTAATGTAATAGTTGTGAGCAGCAGTGAGGGAGGGGCATTTCAGTGGCAGGTGGAATTCAGTTTCTTACCTGCAGATGGGCCTGGAAGGCAAGGTAATGGTGCTGCCATGGGCACTGGCAACACCTAGAGTTTGCTTGTCCCGCCCCACGAGGGCTCCTCGGTGAATCCTCACGGCTGCCttgctggttttggttttgttttgaacagtACTGTAAAAATGgattggttgaaaaaaaaaaaaaaacagtgatga includes these proteins:
- the LOC110313122 gene encoding spidroin-2-like; protein product: MVLPLGGSAARSAGGRGRGRGPRRLAGSLAGSLARRTATRAPTDSDGPPLPGPRSGRGRGRGPRAPRSASSAAAAAAAPLRLQTQHGGGGGGGRGTWPAAAAAAAAAAAAEGGARPRRGEAARSTPARRGRRERAAERAGASPGRGSRAHNTLT